One region of Streptomyces rishiriensis genomic DNA includes:
- a CDS encoding (2Fe-2S)-binding protein: MALSTSSVITLHINGARHTLPVDHRTTLLDALRERLDLTGTKKGCDQGQCGACTVLVDGRRTVACLQFAVAAEGREITTIEGVADGDRLHPVQQAFLDLDGYQCGYCTPGQICSAIGVLAEHAAGWPSAASADVRPAAGPPPLTADEIRERMSGNLCRCAAYPSIVEAVTRAAESGPAARTGAGPESKEPAA, from the coding sequence ATGGCCTTATCGACGTCCAGCGTCATCACCCTGCACATCAACGGCGCGCGCCACACGCTGCCCGTCGACCACCGCACCACCCTGCTCGACGCACTCCGCGAGCGACTCGACCTCACCGGCACCAAGAAGGGCTGCGACCAGGGACAGTGCGGAGCCTGCACCGTTCTGGTCGACGGCCGCAGGACCGTCGCCTGCCTGCAGTTCGCGGTCGCGGCCGAGGGGCGCGAGATCACCACCATCGAGGGCGTGGCGGACGGCGACCGACTGCACCCGGTGCAGCAGGCGTTCCTCGACCTCGACGGCTACCAGTGCGGCTACTGCACACCGGGACAGATCTGCTCGGCGATCGGCGTGCTCGCGGAGCACGCCGCCGGATGGCCGAGCGCCGCCTCGGCCGACGTACGGCCCGCGGCGGGACCACCACCTCTGACCGCGGACGAGATCCGTGAGCGCATGAGCGGCAACCTGTGCCGCTGCGCCGCCTACCCCTCGATCGTCGAGGCCGTCACCAGGGCCGCGGAATCCGGCCCCGCGGCGCGCACGGGAGCCGGACCGGAATCGAAGGAGCCTGCCGCATGA
- a CDS encoding XdhC family protein, whose translation MLDLAPQLGDWLAEGRKAAVATVVSVGGSAPRGPGAALAVDGEGTVIGSVSGGCVEASVYDLCAQALETGDSMLERFGYSDEDAFAVGLTCGGVLDVLVTPVTADGPVGALLRSALDTSAHGEPVALVRVVRGPGALLGAAVLVHADGSREGGLGGHEELDRTAAAEALAALDTGRTATVELSQDGSRCPGGLTLLVETSVPPPRMIVFGAVDFAAALVRAGKFLGYHVTVCDARPVFTTAERFPEADEVVVDWPHRYLRDTRTDGRTVVCVLTHDAKFDVPLLEVALRLPVSFVGAMGSHRTHTDRDRRLRDIGLQEHELARLRSPIGLDLGGRTPEETALSITAEIVAARRGGTGLPLTGSDKPIHHRHCA comes from the coding sequence ATGCTTGATCTCGCGCCGCAGCTGGGCGACTGGCTGGCCGAGGGCCGGAAGGCCGCCGTCGCGACCGTCGTGTCCGTCGGCGGCAGCGCGCCCCGCGGTCCGGGCGCCGCCCTCGCCGTCGACGGCGAGGGAACCGTGATCGGGTCGGTGTCCGGCGGGTGTGTGGAGGCGTCCGTCTACGACCTGTGCGCGCAGGCACTGGAGACCGGCGACAGCATGCTGGAACGCTTCGGCTACAGCGACGAGGACGCCTTCGCCGTGGGACTCACGTGCGGCGGCGTCCTCGACGTCCTGGTCACCCCGGTCACGGCGGACGGTCCGGTCGGGGCGCTGCTGCGCTCCGCCCTGGACACCTCGGCACATGGCGAACCCGTCGCCCTCGTCAGGGTGGTCCGCGGCCCCGGGGCGCTTCTCGGCGCCGCCGTGCTCGTGCACGCCGACGGTTCCCGCGAGGGCGGACTCGGCGGGCACGAGGAACTCGACCGCACCGCCGCGGCGGAGGCCCTGGCCGCGCTCGACACGGGCCGTACCGCCACGGTCGAGCTGTCGCAGGACGGATCCCGCTGCCCCGGCGGTCTCACCCTCCTCGTCGAGACGAGCGTGCCGCCGCCCCGGATGATCGTGTTCGGCGCCGTCGACTTCGCGGCGGCCCTGGTCCGGGCCGGCAAGTTCCTCGGCTATCACGTCACCGTGTGCGACGCCCGGCCCGTCTTCACGACGGCGGAGCGCTTTCCCGAGGCCGACGAGGTCGTCGTGGACTGGCCGCACCGCTATCTGCGGGACACCCGGACGGACGGGCGCACCGTGGTGTGCGTACTCACCCACGACGCGAAGTTCGACGTCCCGCTGCTGGAGGTCGCGCTGCGGCTGCCGGTGTCGTTCGTCGGCGCGATGGGTTCACACCGCACCCACACCGACCGGGACCGGCGGCTGCGTGACATCGGTCTTCAGGAACACGAGTTGGCAAGGCTCAGGTCGCCGATCGGCCTGGATCTCGGAGGCCGTACGCCGGAGGAGACCGCCCTGTCGATCACGGCGGAGATCGTCGCCGCCCGCCGCGGCGGGACGGGCCTGCCACTGACCGGTTCGGACAAGCCGATCCATCACCGCCACTGCGCGTGA
- a CDS encoding RICIN domain-containing protein, with amino-acid sequence MSHPPARRRAGRVTAQVLAVGLGVMGLAALERQEPSAPLSAEPAAVSISQTGVTPPPMGWASWNSFASSIDHDVIKQQADALVSSGMADAGYKYVNLDDGWWQGDRDANGNIVVDENLFPGGMKAMADYIHSKGLKAGIYTDAGKQGCGYYYPTTRPAAPGTGMEGHYQQDLQTFQSWGFDYVKIDWCGGRVEGLDQETQYKQIAAANEAASAVTGRKLVLSFCEWGTGLPWNWATGYGDLWRTSGDVILWGQKPTTAMMLTNFDQGLQPAAQHTGSYNDPDMLMTGMSGLSAAQNRLHMGLWAISGAPLLAGNNLASMSTETRDILTNRDMIAIDQDPRGLQGVKVAEDTRNLQVYGKVLSGTGKRAVLLLNRTGSAASMTVRWADLGLTSATASVRNVWTGTDVGSVGTGYTTTVPANDAVLLTVSGTEASGTTVEDTTAAATPTFGNVTASTAGTKLVDITYANGGTTTRKATIQVNGQYTYVVAFPPTGSATTYRTVSALAHLAKGANTVRFAAVSGGTAPDIDAVRIQGIPGTDGAALVGSASGRCVDLDKNTNVNGAQAQLWDCSGGRNETFTQTSRGELVVYADKCLDAEKSGTTNGTKVIIWDCTGGTNQKWTVHSDGAVTNNLSGLCLDAANAATANGTKLILWTCGGQDNQKWTLK; translated from the coding sequence ATGTCGCACCCCCCTGCTCGCAGACGGGCCGGACGCGTCACCGCCCAGGTCCTCGCCGTCGGACTCGGTGTCATGGGTCTGGCGGCCCTGGAGCGACAGGAACCCTCGGCGCCCCTGTCCGCCGAACCGGCCGCCGTGAGCATCAGCCAGACAGGCGTCACACCGCCGCCGATGGGCTGGGCGTCCTGGAACAGCTTCGCCAGCAGCATCGACCACGACGTGATCAAACAGCAGGCGGACGCCCTGGTCTCCTCCGGCATGGCGGACGCCGGCTACAAGTACGTCAATCTCGACGACGGCTGGTGGCAGGGCGACCGGGACGCGAACGGCAACATCGTCGTCGACGAGAACCTGTTCCCCGGCGGCATGAAAGCCATGGCCGACTACATCCACAGCAAGGGTCTCAAGGCCGGCATCTACACCGACGCCGGCAAGCAGGGCTGCGGCTACTACTACCCCACCACCCGCCCGGCCGCCCCCGGCACCGGTATGGAGGGCCACTACCAGCAGGACCTGCAGACCTTCCAGAGCTGGGGCTTCGACTACGTCAAGATCGACTGGTGCGGCGGCCGCGTGGAGGGCCTCGACCAGGAGACCCAGTACAAGCAGATCGCCGCCGCGAACGAGGCCGCCTCGGCCGTGACCGGCCGCAAACTCGTGCTGTCCTTCTGCGAGTGGGGCACCGGACTGCCGTGGAACTGGGCGACCGGTTACGGCGATCTGTGGCGCACCAGCGGCGACGTCATCCTGTGGGGCCAGAAGCCGACCACCGCGATGATGCTCACCAACTTCGACCAGGGCCTGCAACCGGCCGCCCAGCACACCGGCTCCTACAACGACCCCGACATGCTGATGACCGGGATGAGCGGGTTGAGCGCCGCCCAGAACCGGCTGCACATGGGCCTGTGGGCGATCTCCGGCGCTCCGCTGCTGGCGGGCAACAACCTGGCCTCGATGAGCACGGAGACCCGTGACATCCTCACCAACCGCGACATGATCGCCATCGACCAGGACCCGCGCGGGCTGCAGGGTGTCAAGGTCGCCGAGGACACGCGAAACCTGCAGGTGTACGGCAAGGTCCTCTCCGGCACCGGCAAGCGCGCCGTTCTGCTGCTCAACCGCACCGGCTCGGCGGCGTCGATGACCGTGCGCTGGGCCGACCTCGGCCTCACCTCCGCCACCGCGTCCGTACGCAACGTCTGGACGGGCACCGATGTCGGCTCCGTCGGCACCGGCTACACCACGACCGTGCCCGCGAACGACGCCGTCCTGCTGACCGTCTCCGGCACCGAGGCCTCCGGCACCACCGTGGAGGACACCACCGCCGCCGCCACGCCGACCTTCGGCAACGTCACCGCCTCCACAGCCGGCACGAAGCTGGTGGACATCACCTACGCCAACGGCGGCACCACCACCCGCAAGGCCACCATCCAGGTGAACGGCCAGTACACGTACGTCGTGGCCTTCCCGCCGACCGGCTCGGCCACCACCTACCGCACCGTGTCCGCGCTCGCACACCTGGCCAAGGGCGCCAACACCGTGAGGTTCGCCGCGGTCAGCGGTGGCACGGCACCCGACATCGACGCCGTACGCATCCAGGGCATCCCCGGCACCGACGGCGCCGCCCTCGTCGGCTCCGCCTCCGGCCGCTGCGTGGACCTCGACAAGAACACCAATGTCAACGGCGCCCAGGCACAGCTCTGGGACTGCTCCGGCGGACGCAACGAGACCTTCACCCAGACCTCGCGCGGCGAACTCGTCGTCTACGCCGACAAGTGCCTCGACGCCGAGAAGAGCGGCACCACCAACGGAACCAAGGTCATCATCTGGGACTGCACGGGCGGCACCAACCAGAAGTGGACCGTCCACTCCGACGGCGCCGTCACCAACAACCTCTCGGGCCTCTGCCTGGACGCCGCCAACGCGGCAACGGCCAACGGCACCAAGCTGATCCTCTGGACGTGCGGCGGTCAGGACAACCAGAAGTGGACCCTGAAATGA
- a CDS encoding FAD binding domain-containing protein — translation MREFGYRKASDVPGAVALLDADPDARYLAGGTNLVDLMKTGVERPGRLVDVRDLPLDRVEQTPDGGVRIGATVTNSDLAAHPLVRTRYPALAQAVLAGASGQLRNMATVGGNLLQRTRCAYFADATGPCNKRVPGSGCPAVRGENRNHAVLGASAHCVAVHPSDMAVALAALDGVVHYETARGPGELPLGWFYLPVADTPHRETGLPPGALITGVTLPPAPVAALSRYRKVRERASYAFAVGSVAAALDVRDGVVGEVRLAFGAVASRPWRARAAERILTGAPADAESFAAAADAELAAARPLSHNGFKVTLMRNLTVAVLSELAEEAAR, via the coding sequence ATGAGGGAGTTCGGCTACCGGAAGGCCTCCGACGTACCGGGCGCGGTCGCGCTGCTCGACGCCGACCCGGACGCGCGTTATCTCGCCGGCGGCACCAACCTGGTCGACCTGATGAAGACCGGCGTCGAACGCCCGGGACGACTGGTCGACGTACGCGACCTGCCTCTGGACCGCGTCGAGCAGACCCCGGACGGCGGAGTGCGGATCGGTGCGACCGTCACCAACAGCGACCTCGCCGCCCATCCCCTGGTCCGCACCCGCTACCCCGCTCTGGCGCAGGCGGTGCTCGCCGGCGCCTCCGGTCAGCTGCGCAACATGGCGACCGTCGGCGGCAACCTCCTCCAGCGCACCCGCTGTGCCTACTTCGCCGACGCCACCGGACCCTGCAACAAGCGGGTGCCCGGCAGCGGCTGCCCGGCCGTCAGGGGCGAGAACCGCAACCACGCCGTCCTCGGCGCGTCCGCGCACTGCGTGGCCGTGCACCCGTCGGACATGGCCGTCGCGCTGGCGGCCCTCGACGGCGTGGTGCACTACGAGACCGCCCGGGGGCCGGGTGAACTGCCGCTCGGCTGGTTCTATCTCCCGGTCGCCGACACCCCGCACCGCGAGACGGGCCTGCCGCCGGGCGCTCTGATCACCGGCGTCACCCTGCCGCCGGCTCCGGTCGCCGCCCTCTCCCGCTACCGCAAGGTGCGTGAGCGCGCCTCCTACGCGTTCGCCGTCGGCTCGGTCGCCGCCGCGCTGGACGTACGCGACGGTGTCGTGGGCGAGGTGCGCCTGGCGTTCGGCGCGGTCGCCTCCCGGCCCTGGCGGGCCCGGGCCGCCGAGCGGATCCTCACCGGGGCGCCCGCCGACGCCGAGTCGTTCGCGGCCGCCGCGGACGCCGAACTGGCGGCTGCCCGGCCCCTGTCGCACAACGGATTCAAGGTGACCCTGATGCGCAACCTGACCGTGGCCGTCCTGAGCGAACTCGCCGAGGAGGCGGCCCGATGA
- a CDS encoding xanthine dehydrogenase family protein molybdopterin-binding subunit, whose translation MTTTEAPLAPVRAVGTGHVRVEGRDKVTGAARYAGEVPFTELAHGWLVLSTVARGRIASVESDAVLAMPGVVAVLDHRNAPPLKTDYIGLLGTGPDPTCAVFQNDRVPHLGWPVALVVAETSEQAREAAEALVVHYEQVPHDVGFTGDHPEAHPSDGHMPAVTQKGDLEAELAASAVVVDATYTTPEEHHHPMEPHAATARWEGDRLEVVDSNQGATWVVAELASLFALDPASVRVRSEHVGGGFGSKGVRAHQVAAVMASRMIGRPVRVVLTRRQMFTLAGHRSPTIQRVRLGAGTDGRLRALDHLSLSRTSTVYEFVEPSAGVARVMYDADAHRTENRVVPLDVPSPTWMRAPGEAPGSFALEAALDELAHGCGIDPIELRLRNEPDRGPVSGLPFAGHNLRACFEEGARRFGWARRDPRPGVRREGRWLLGTGTAAASFGAGAAPSTASITAEADGRFTVRIAAADIGTGARTALTLVAADALDVPPERVQVRLGDSAFGPAMIAGGSMGTRSWSWAVMAAAGELRDRLVPGAAIPAEGITVRSDTTAAIAALAQKERHSFGAQFAEVAVDTATGEVRVRHMLGVFAAGRIVNPLTARGQFTGGMIWGISMALHEEAARDAASGGPVGADLAGYHVATHADVPRVEAHWVRDDDPEDPVGIKGIGEIGIVGAAAAVANAVWHATGVRHRSLPIRPDRVLAGGRDA comes from the coding sequence ATGACGACGACCGAGGCGCCCCTCGCCCCCGTCCGCGCCGTCGGCACCGGTCACGTCCGCGTGGAGGGGCGGGACAAGGTCACCGGCGCGGCCCGGTACGCGGGCGAGGTCCCCTTCACCGAACTCGCCCACGGCTGGCTGGTGTTGTCCACCGTGGCGCGTGGCCGGATCGCGTCCGTCGAGTCGGACGCCGTCCTCGCGATGCCGGGCGTCGTCGCCGTGCTGGACCACCGCAACGCCCCGCCGCTGAAGACCGACTACATCGGCCTGCTGGGCACCGGCCCGGACCCGACCTGCGCGGTCTTCCAGAACGACCGAGTGCCCCATCTGGGCTGGCCCGTGGCGCTGGTGGTGGCCGAGACGTCCGAGCAGGCTCGCGAAGCCGCCGAGGCTCTCGTCGTGCACTACGAACAGGTGCCGCACGACGTCGGGTTCACGGGCGACCACCCCGAAGCCCATCCGTCCGACGGCCATATGCCCGCCGTGACGCAGAAGGGTGACCTGGAGGCCGAACTCGCCGCGTCCGCCGTCGTCGTGGACGCCACGTACACCACTCCGGAAGAACACCATCACCCCATGGAGCCCCATGCGGCCACCGCCCGGTGGGAGGGGGACCGGCTCGAGGTGGTGGACTCCAACCAGGGCGCGACCTGGGTCGTCGCGGAACTCGCGAGCCTCTTCGCGCTCGATCCCGCGTCGGTGCGGGTGCGCTCGGAGCACGTCGGCGGTGGTTTCGGCAGCAAGGGCGTTCGCGCCCACCAGGTCGCCGCCGTGATGGCGTCCAGGATGATCGGGCGCCCGGTGCGGGTCGTTCTGACCCGGCGTCAGATGTTCACGCTGGCCGGCCACCGCAGCCCCACGATCCAGCGGGTCAGGCTCGGGGCGGGCACCGACGGGCGGCTGCGCGCCCTGGACCACCTCTCGCTCAGCCGCACCTCCACCGTGTACGAGTTCGTCGAGCCGAGCGCCGGCGTGGCCAGGGTGATGTACGACGCCGACGCCCACCGCACGGAGAACCGGGTCGTACCTCTCGACGTGCCGAGCCCGACCTGGATGCGCGCTCCGGGCGAGGCCCCGGGGTCCTTCGCGCTGGAGGCCGCCCTCGACGAACTCGCCCACGGGTGCGGCATCGACCCGATCGAACTCCGGCTGCGCAACGAACCCGACCGGGGCCCGGTCTCCGGCCTCCCCTTCGCCGGCCACAACCTGCGCGCCTGCTTCGAGGAAGGCGCCCGCCGCTTCGGCTGGGCCCGGCGCGATCCGCGGCCCGGGGTGCGGCGCGAGGGGCGATGGCTGCTCGGGACCGGCACCGCGGCGGCCTCCTTCGGCGCAGGCGCCGCCCCGTCCACGGCCTCGATCACCGCCGAGGCGGACGGCCGCTTCACCGTACGGATCGCGGCGGCGGACATCGGCACCGGCGCGCGGACCGCTCTCACCCTGGTCGCCGCGGACGCCCTGGACGTCCCGCCGGAGCGCGTACAAGTGCGCCTGGGCGACAGCGCGTTCGGGCCCGCGATGATCGCGGGCGGTTCCATGGGCACCCGGTCCTGGTCCTGGGCCGTGATGGCCGCCGCGGGCGAACTGCGCGACCGGCTGGTGCCGGGCGCGGCGATCCCGGCCGAGGGCATCACCGTGCGCTCCGACACCACCGCGGCGATCGCCGCCCTCGCGCAGAAGGAACGGCACTCCTTCGGCGCCCAGTTCGCCGAGGTCGCCGTCGACACCGCCACGGGCGAGGTGCGGGTACGGCACATGCTCGGCGTGTTCGCGGCGGGGCGCATCGTCAATCCCCTCACGGCGCGCGGCCAGTTCACCGGCGGCATGATCTGGGGCATCTCCATGGCCCTGCACGAGGAAGCCGCGCGCGACGCGGCCTCCGGTGGGCCCGTCGGTGCGGATCTCGCGGGCTACCACGTGGCGACGCACGCCGACGTCCCGCGCGTCGAGGCGCACTGGGTGCGGGACGACGACCCCGAGGACCCGGTCGGCATCAAGGGCATCGGCGAGATCGGCATCGTCGGCGCCGCCGCGGCCGTCGCCAACGCCGTGTGGCACGCGACCGGCGTACGCCACCGCAGCCTGCCCATCCGGCCCGACCGTGTCCTGGCGGGCGGCCGCGATGCTTGA